Part of the Halopenitus persicus genome is shown below.
AGTCACCGTCTGGACGCTTGCTCGTACTGACGAGGATGCTCCAAAGAGCCCGAGTAGTCCACCGCTGGCCCACTATGTATACGAACGCCATGGTGAGGAACTCCGGCTGCCTGCTCATCTGGAACTCATCGGAAACGTCCTCAATAACGTCCCGGACCCATCGGACGCACGCGATGTCGACGTCTCGAAAGCAGCGGTAGATGAGTATTTCGACCGTCTGAGCGAGAAACAACTCTCGAGCGGACGGATCCGAGAATATATTGAAACGGCGGACGCGCCGAGTCTCGCGAAAAGATCTCTCATTGATGGACAGCAAACGTTCGACGTTCTGGTTGGGATGACCGCTTCCGAGCGCCGGCGACTGAACGAGATCCGAGACCTGTTTTCGGAGCGCCCCCATCAGGCATATGAAATGCTTGAGCACTGTTCCGACATCCGGATCTCCGTCCCTGCGACCGTCATCGAAGATGCCGCGGGTATTACACGCATCGATGGAAAGGAAGAATCCGCAGATGGCGTGCAGGTGTTCTGGTATACCGGGAGCGGCGGTCTCTCATATGACTTTGCTGACGGTGGTCTTCGGGAATCGGAAGGCGTCTCGGGGCGCTTCACGAGCTTCTGACGAAACACCGTCCGACCCTAACTTTATATATCTCTTCTTTATTCTGATATGTATGCCACCCGAGTGTCCCAAACCCCGGCAGGGGGGCTGAAACGGTGTCTACCAGCGTAGCTGAATACGTCGCGGCGGAACGTGAGCCTGCGCGTGAGCCAAAGACGCGTATTACGGGACTTATGGTCCAATACTATCACGTCTGTCGGCGTGAACTCTGGTTTATGTCGCGGGATATTGATATCGATAGGGAAACGACCAATATTCAACGCGGGACCCACGTCGACGAAACCAGTTATCAAGGTTCGCGAAAGTCCTTCCAAATAGATGGCCGGATCCAGCTTGACGTGCTTGAGTCCGGAGATATAATGGAGGTGAAGGTCTCCTCGGCGATGGAAAAGCCGGCTCGTATGCAGCTTCTGTTTTATCTCTGGTATCTGCGTGAGGTCCACGATATCGAAAAGGACGGCGTACTCGCCTATCCGACCGAACGCCGTCGTGAACAGGTCGAACTGAACACAGAGACGACAGCTCAAATCGAGGCTACTGTCGAAGGGATCCTGGACACAGTCGGCGCCGAAACGCCCCCAGCATTAGAAAAGAAGTCGTACTGTGATAGTTGCCTGTACCAAGACATCTGCTGGATGTAACCAATGCCAAAGCCAAACCATCACGTTTTCGCTGACGGTGAACTCTCTCGTAATGAAGGGACGCTGCGCATCGACACGCTGGCTGGTGAAACGGAATATTTGCCGGTCGAATCCATCGACTCACTATACCTACACGGGCAGATCGACTTCAACACTCGCGCCCTGGGACTACTGAACGACCACGGTGTGCCCGCACACGTATTCGGATGGAAGGATTACTATAAGGGATCGTACCTGCCCAAACGAGGGCAGGTCTCCGGAAATACCGTTGTCGAGCAGGTCCGCGCTTACGATGATGACCGACGACTCTCCATCGCACAACGGATTATACAGGCCAGTATTCACAATATGCGGAGCAATCTCCGGTACTATGACGGACGAAGGGGGAACTTCAGTGAAGCCATTGCGGACCTCGCTGATGAGAAGGATCAAGTGGCAGCAGTGGATACCATCAACGAAGTACGGGCGGTTGAAGGGAACGCAAGGAAGACGTATTATCGCTGCTTTGATCGAATTCTACGCGATCCGTTCGAGTTGACGAAGCGGCAGTATAACCCACCGACAAATGAAGCCAATGCCATCGTCTCGTTCTTGAACGGGATGACGTACACGACCTGCGTCTCCGCAATCCGAAAAACTGCACTCGATCCGACAGTCGGATTCGTACACGAACCGGGCGAGCGCAGGTTTACACTTTCCCTGGACATCGCCGATATCTTCAAGCCGATCTTGGCTGATCGTCTCGTTTTTCGACTAGTTAACCGTCAACAGATCACGGTTGATGATTTCGAATCGGAGCTCGACGGCTGTCTGTTAACCGAAAGTGGCCGGATGACGGTGCTTGAAGAGTTTGAAAAGCTCTTGGACGAGACGGTAGCTCACCCGCGACTTGAGCGAAACGTGAGTTACAAGACGCTCGTCCGCACGGACGTTCTGAGTCTGAAGAAGCACATATTAACCGGAGAAGAATATCACGCAACGGAACGGTGGTGGTGAGATGCACGTTATTGTTGTCTATGACGTTCCTGCGGACAGGACGCGCGTGTACCGAAAGCTGCTCCGGCGCCGGCTAGAGCATCTTCAGTACTCCGTTTTTTA
Proteins encoded:
- the cas4 gene encoding CRISPR-associated protein Cas4, which translates into the protein MSTSVAEYVAAEREPAREPKTRITGLMVQYYHVCRRELWFMSRDIDIDRETTNIQRGTHVDETSYQGSRKSFQIDGRIQLDVLESGDIMEVKVSSAMEKPARMQLLFYLWYLREVHDIEKDGVLAYPTERRREQVELNTETTAQIEATVEGILDTVGAETPPALEKKSYCDSCLYQDICWM
- the cas1b gene encoding type I-B CRISPR-associated endonuclease Cas1b, whose protein sequence is MPKPNHHVFADGELSRNEGTLRIDTLAGETEYLPVESIDSLYLHGQIDFNTRALGLLNDHGVPAHVFGWKDYYKGSYLPKRGQVSGNTVVEQVRAYDDDRRLSIAQRIIQASIHNMRSNLRYYDGRRGNFSEAIADLADEKDQVAAVDTINEVRAVEGNARKTYYRCFDRILRDPFELTKRQYNPPTNEANAIVSFLNGMTYTTCVSAIRKTALDPTVGFVHEPGERRFTLSLDIADIFKPILADRLVFRLVNRQQITVDDFESELDGCLLTESGRMTVLEEFEKLLDETVAHPRLERNVSYKTLVRTDVLSLKKHILTGEEYHATERWW